One segment of Hoplias malabaricus isolate fHopMal1 unplaced genomic scaffold, fHopMal1.hap1 H_2, whole genome shotgun sequence DNA contains the following:
- the LOC136686033 gene encoding homeobox protein Hox-B4a-like, whose product MAMSSYLINSNYVDPKFPPCEEYSQSDYLPSHSPDYYSAQRQEPAFQHESLYHHQRSDPPYAPCRGPAQPAAVMSPRGRVLSPAALSTPLPEPSHHCSDSVTPSPPPACGQTPMSQSTPAAASRKDPVVYPWMKKVHVNIVSPNYSGGEPKRSRTAYTRQQVLELEKEFHYNRYLTRRRRVEIAHTLCLSERQIKIWFQNRRMKWKKDHKLPNTKIRSSSHSASSNSTPVQSRAGGPPPSL is encoded by the exons ATGGCCATGAGTTCCTATTTGATCAACTCCAACTATGTGGACCCCAAGTTTCCACCCTGCGAGGAATACTCCCAGAGCGACTACCTTCCCAGCCACTCTCCGGATTACTACAGCGCCCAGAGGCAAGAGCCAGCCTTCCAGCATGAGTCGCTCTACCACCACCAGCGATCAGACCCGCCCTACGCGCCGTGCCGGGGTCCGGCTCAGCCCGCCGCGGTCATGTCTCCTCGGGGTCGCGTCCTGAGCCCCGCCGCGCTCTCGACCCCGCTCCCAGAGCCCAGCCATCACTGCTCGGACTCGGTCACTCCGAGCCCGCCGCCCGCCTGCGGCCAGACGCCTATGAGCCAGAGCACTCCTGCAGCCGCGTCGCGGAAAGACCCCGTGGTTTACCCCTGGATGAAAAAAGTCCACGTAAACATCG TGAGCCCGAACTATTCGGGGGGCGAGCCCAAGCGCTCGCGCACAGCTTACACGCGCCAGCAAGTTCTGGAGCTGGAGAAAGAGTTTCACTACAACCGCTATCTGACTCGCAGGCGCAGAGTGGAGATCGCCCACACCCTCTGCCTCTCCGAGCGACAGATAAAGATCTGGTTCCAGAACCGGCGCATGAAGTGGAAGAAAGACCACAAGCTTCCCAACACCAAGATTCGCTCCTCCAGCCACTCAGCCAGCTCCAACTCCACTCCAGTTCAAAGCCGAGCTGGCGGACCTCCGCCGAGCCTATAG